One genomic region from Metallosphaera tengchongensis encodes:
- a CDS encoding CARDB domain-containing protein yields the protein MRQNLAPLLLFVIIFSIIPISTIGSLASSSKPNYFNVTFVEQGLPSGTSWSVNFNGTVKNSTSNEITFSVQGPSYLHYSIPDVGKLIPTPSSGYVFVNSSTTVNVSFSPPFVKIVLGKPEAKLQSTGQVVSELQTGQTYEVGVEIQNQGNTNTLVTVNETIILNGRSVTSVTPLEGLAAGASTFLGFQWTPSQNGVYDFQVTVSATPNITESASSYLYVGQTPTTVTSYNVTFVEQGLPSGTSWSVNFNGTLKSSQSNQITFQAKNGTYNYEIGNVSYASRGILGYVPSLQAGKVTVNGSSVKVTVNFLSLIFNPTLTLSLVNSTKPTQIFGNTSYELSVNVTNLGNSSGHGYLLILAKQGNSTLINKAYNFSLGVKATKSFVLPLEVTSAQNVVITAYSYAQTPSGNVPINSTSITLTVLPKVTSVSTGTSSTTNTSTSPPTTHSNTTTTTTSPNTTTTTTPPTSNVTVTPSPKSSNFSVYLVLGIVVVIVVIALVVVLLRRK from the coding sequence ATGAGACAAAATTTAGCCCCATTGCTATTATTTGTAATAATATTTTCAATAATACCTATATCCACCATAGGTTCATTAGCATCAAGTTCTAAACCTAACTACTTCAACGTCACCTTCGTCGAACAGGGGCTTCCCTCTGGAACTTCCTGGTCGGTCAACTTCAACGGTACTGTGAAAAACTCGACAAGTAACGAAATCACATTCAGTGTCCAGGGCCCATCGTACCTTCATTATTCCATTCCCGATGTGGGAAAACTTATTCCTACCCCCTCCTCAGGTTACGTCTTCGTTAATTCCTCCACAACGGTAAACGTCAGTTTCTCTCCACCTTTCGTTAAGATAGTCCTAGGAAAGCCTGAGGCAAAACTTCAGAGCACTGGACAGGTGGTGAGTGAACTTCAAACAGGTCAAACCTACGAGGTTGGAGTGGAGATCCAGAATCAGGGAAATACAAATACCCTAGTGACGGTCAATGAGACCATAATACTTAACGGAAGATCAGTCACATCAGTCACACCTTTAGAGGGATTAGCGGCTGGAGCTTCAACATTCTTGGGTTTTCAATGGACCCCTTCGCAGAACGGGGTTTACGACTTCCAAGTGACGGTTTCAGCAACGCCGAACATCACGGAATCTGCTTCATCATATCTTTACGTTGGCCAAACTCCTACAACTGTAACAAGTTATAACGTCACCTTCGTCGAACAGGGGCTTCCCTCTGGAACTTCCTGGTCGGTCAACTTCAACGGTACTCTTAAGAGTTCTCAATCAAACCAAATAACATTCCAGGCGAAGAATGGTACGTATAACTACGAAATAGGTAACGTAAGTTACGCCTCTAGGGGTATCCTAGGTTACGTTCCATCTTTGCAAGCGGGAAAGGTCACCGTAAATGGCTCCTCAGTGAAGGTTACGGTTAACTTCCTATCTCTTATCTTCAACCCCACCCTTACCTTGTCATTAGTTAACTCCACAAAGCCGACCCAGATATTCGGAAACACGTCCTATGAGCTGTCAGTCAACGTAACCAATTTAGGTAATTCGTCGGGGCACGGCTACCTCCTTATTTTGGCGAAGCAGGGGAACTCAACCTTAATTAATAAGGCTTACAACTTTAGCTTAGGTGTCAAAGCGACTAAGAGCTTTGTACTCCCCTTGGAGGTTACCAGCGCCCAAAACGTTGTAATCACGGCATATAGTTACGCTCAGACCCCATCGGGTAACGTTCCTATCAACTCTACCTCAATCACGTTAACTGTACTACCTAAGGTAACCTCAGTTTCTACAGGAACCTCCAGCACAACTAACACCTCTACGTCTCCGCCAACCACTCATAGTAATACGACGACTACAACTACATCTCCCAATACCACTACAACTACGACCCCTCCAACCTCTAACGTCACCGTCACACCTTCCCCCAAATCCAGCAATTTCAGTGTATACCTAGTGCTAGGGATAGTAGTGGTAATAGTTGTAATTGCTTTGGTAGTAGTTCTTTTAAGAAGAAAATAA
- a CDS encoding NRAMP family divalent metal transporter, with protein sequence MRRKSITDFRRFKNALLLFGPAWLVMMADMDASSTIGAAETGALLKYSLVIFLLLLSVPLYFIQEAAGRIGVATGRGLGDVIRENYSKGLASLMALPMALTDALTYAVEYAGAAVGLAVFGISPLVSVPLVFLLHMGLIVTRKYEHAEKPLLLMSLLLIIGYGLVLAHVGLRDYPVLEVSASKNFLFLVAANVGAVVMPFMLFFQASATAIKFSSIKNLISKREAMKRIRMETALGAIATEALMVIVEMAMAGVDPSTNFLSPESLTKALDSVAGSLSPVFFSVGLVSSAFLALVVISLGSAWGIVEALGISKDKTILVYLFESLPAAVLISTVPIASLTNVILNLLVFFVFTLIGPGVILGLLSSSEKIMGELRNRTYEKIIYWICLSSVVLFGVLSLL encoded by the coding sequence ATGCGGCGTAAATCAATTACGGATTTTCGTAGATTTAAAAATGCCTTACTGTTGTTCGGTCCCGCATGGCTAGTGATGATGGCCGACATGGACGCCTCTAGTACCATAGGTGCAGCTGAGACTGGAGCTTTGCTCAAGTACTCCCTTGTGATTTTTCTCCTCCTTTTGTCTGTCCCACTCTACTTTATTCAGGAAGCAGCAGGGAGAATCGGGGTAGCCACTGGAAGAGGACTAGGGGACGTGATTAGGGAGAATTACTCTAAGGGATTAGCCTCTCTTATGGCTTTACCCATGGCTCTGACTGACGCCCTAACATACGCTGTAGAGTACGCTGGAGCTGCAGTTGGATTAGCGGTCTTTGGGATTTCCCCACTAGTCTCAGTCCCCCTAGTTTTCCTACTTCATATGGGCTTGATAGTCACCAGGAAATACGAACATGCTGAAAAGCCACTACTTCTCATGTCATTGCTCCTTATAATCGGTTATGGCTTGGTCCTAGCACACGTGGGCTTGAGGGACTATCCTGTTCTGGAAGTATCTGCGTCCAAAAATTTCCTTTTTCTGGTAGCAGCTAACGTTGGGGCAGTGGTAATGCCCTTCATGTTATTCTTTCAGGCATCGGCTACGGCAATTAAATTCTCTTCTATCAAGAATTTGATCTCAAAAAGGGAGGCGATGAAAAGGATAAGGATGGAGACCGCGCTTGGTGCCATAGCGACTGAGGCACTCATGGTAATAGTAGAGATGGCTATGGCTGGCGTCGATCCTAGCACTAACTTCTTGTCCCCAGAGTCGTTGACAAAGGCGTTGGATTCAGTGGCTGGATCCCTTTCCCCTGTATTTTTTAGCGTTGGACTCGTATCCTCGGCCTTCCTTGCCTTGGTAGTCATATCTCTAGGAAGCGCGTGGGGTATAGTGGAAGCCTTGGGAATAAGCAAAGATAAAACGATCTTGGTTTATCTCTTTGAGAGCTTGCCTGCTGCCGTTCTCATATCTACTGTACCTATTGCATCATTAACAAACGTAATTCTAAACCTGCTAGTGTTCTTCGTGTTCACACTCATAGGCCCAGGCGTTATACTTGGCCTCCTTTCTTCTAGCGAGAAAATAATGGGGGAGTTGAGAAACAGAACCTACGAAAAAATAATATATTGGATTTGCCTTAGTTCGGTAGTTTTGTTTGGGGTTCTCTCTCTCCTTTAG
- a CDS encoding ABC transporter ATP-binding protein, protein MIETRDLKVYFKSRDVLVKALDGVNVNVKEREIVGLVGESGSGKTTLGRTILNLQRPTSGEVLWNGKNVFKLRGKEEKEFRRQNQIIYQNPYEAVDIRLKVYDIVAEGLRVQGLVESKEEERQKVMQALRDVGLTPEEEYASSLPNQLSGGQLQRVAIARALVLDPSFIVADEPVSMLDMSIRAGVLDIFLKLKEERGKSILMITHDISTIGYVADRIYVMYQGKVIEAGNADTLLDKPLHPYTKALISAVPIPDPAGRASLFSVKVKEDAEPYNGKGCKYYPRCPFAMNSCREKEPELRGVSNDHDVACFLY, encoded by the coding sequence ATGATAGAGACCAGAGACCTTAAGGTGTATTTCAAGTCCAGGGACGTCTTGGTGAAAGCGTTAGACGGAGTGAACGTGAACGTAAAGGAAAGGGAGATTGTGGGCCTAGTTGGTGAGTCCGGAAGCGGAAAGACGACTCTTGGAAGAACCATTCTGAACCTTCAGAGACCGACTTCGGGCGAAGTGCTATGGAACGGGAAGAACGTATTCAAGTTGAGAGGAAAGGAGGAAAAGGAGTTCAGAAGACAGAACCAGATAATCTACCAGAACCCATATGAGGCGGTGGATATCAGATTGAAAGTCTACGATATTGTAGCTGAAGGGTTGAGGGTTCAAGGACTAGTTGAGAGTAAGGAGGAAGAGCGCCAGAAGGTCATGCAGGCCCTAAGAGACGTGGGTCTAACTCCCGAAGAGGAGTACGCAAGTTCCCTTCCAAACCAACTGTCAGGAGGTCAACTTCAGAGAGTAGCAATTGCAAGAGCCCTAGTTTTGGATCCCAGTTTCATTGTGGCAGACGAGCCAGTGTCCATGCTTGACATGTCCATAAGGGCCGGAGTCCTGGACATCTTCCTGAAATTGAAGGAAGAGCGTGGAAAGAGCATTCTCATGATAACCCACGATATATCTACAATAGGGTATGTTGCAGATAGAATATACGTCATGTACCAAGGTAAGGTAATTGAGGCAGGTAACGCAGATACCCTTTTAGATAAACCGCTCCACCCATACACGAAGGCTCTAATCTCAGCAGTTCCCATTCCAGATCCAGCTGGGAGAGCGTCACTCTTCTCGGTAAAGGTGAAGGAAGACGCTGAGCCCTATAATGGAAAAGGTTGCAAATATTACCCCAGGTGCCCCTTCGCAATGAATTCCTGCAGAGAAAAGGAACCTGAACTTCGAGGCGTTTCCAATGACCACGACGTCGCATGCTTCCTATACTGA
- a CDS encoding MFS transporter — protein MKLNFIGSYLSWVMDSYDLGAVVITAAILEKVFYPTLGLLGAVLPVVFTVAARPLGAFLFGLLADLRGRKKALVFTVLGYSLSIGITGLVPPYAQIGIVAPVLISMLRVIQGIFIGGDVSSSFTLAMESVSRRRGLFSGLMQSGTLLGFVLVDLLFTSLAKSPSFFQYTWRYIYFTGVIPAVLALLIRAKMTESKVYLEAEKDYPTKGLQPIWQTILVMIGFWVIIYAGPQFIPVYLGQVLKLPPATYGFLALIMNVVGIPTMIISGLASDLLGRKTLGVIGVLVAFLTALWFYSFGTPSIGSMIAFGIGMNVASSISPAYLAERFKTFSRATGVGSSYNGAFLVAGFTQLFISGLSAFTSTSHSAIIVVGAGALVAGVGLLAGPETLRLSYLKV, from the coding sequence ATGAAATTAAATTTCATAGGTTCGTATCTCTCTTGGGTCATGGACTCCTATGATCTCGGCGCAGTGGTTATCACGGCAGCTATTCTAGAGAAAGTTTTCTACCCTACCTTAGGACTTCTCGGTGCAGTGCTTCCTGTGGTGTTTACTGTGGCAGCTAGACCTCTAGGGGCATTCCTCTTCGGACTACTCGCTGACTTGAGAGGGAGGAAAAAGGCGTTAGTTTTCACTGTACTAGGCTACTCCCTCTCCATTGGGATCACGGGACTCGTCCCTCCATACGCTCAAATCGGGATAGTCGCACCAGTCCTTATCTCCATGTTAAGGGTTATCCAAGGAATATTCATAGGCGGGGATGTATCTAGCTCCTTCACCCTCGCCATGGAGAGCGTATCCAGAAGGAGAGGGTTGTTCTCTGGACTTATGCAGTCTGGAACGCTCCTGGGTTTCGTGTTAGTGGATTTGCTCTTCACTTCCCTAGCAAAATCCCCTTCGTTTTTCCAGTACACATGGAGGTACATTTACTTCACGGGTGTAATTCCTGCTGTGTTGGCTTTGTTGATAAGGGCTAAGATGACCGAGTCAAAGGTTTACCTAGAGGCTGAGAAGGATTATCCAACTAAAGGTCTTCAGCCCATATGGCAGACCATATTGGTCATGATAGGATTCTGGGTAATTATATACGCAGGACCTCAGTTCATACCTGTCTATCTAGGGCAGGTCCTGAAGTTACCTCCTGCAACCTACGGTTTCCTTGCCCTCATTATGAACGTGGTTGGAATACCGACCATGATAATATCGGGTCTCGCATCCGACCTTCTGGGAAGGAAGACCTTAGGAGTTATTGGGGTACTGGTTGCCTTCCTGACTGCGCTCTGGTTTTATTCATTTGGAACACCGTCGATAGGATCCATGATAGCTTTCGGAATAGGCATGAACGTGGCATCTTCCATATCCCCTGCATACCTGGCGGAGAGGTTTAAGACGTTTAGCAGAGCTACAGGAGTAGGTTCGTCCTATAACGGTGCGTTCCTAGTTGCAGGCTTCACTCAGCTCTTCATTTCCGGGCTCTCGGCTTTCACTTCGACCTCTCACTCTGCCATTATCGTGGTTGGAGCTGGAGCTTTAGTAGCAGGAGTAGGACTGCTAGCCGGTCCAGAGACCCTAAGACTGTCATACCTGAAGGTATGA
- a CDS encoding DUF4382 domain-containing protein — protein sequence MKTWLIAVAVVVLVIVGYFGYVYLNTGPVSVYVQDAPSGFAVYLTVSSIMLHQVNGSWITVSNKTVTFQLSSNLTQLVSARVPAGKYNEIFLVIKNASVSLSGYSVTVPSNVLKIHFISDKDLVVASNLNAQVIISFPHVSLSAGSLIISPSITAEAIG from the coding sequence ATGAAAACGTGGCTAATCGCCGTAGCTGTGGTTGTATTGGTAATAGTCGGATATTTCGGCTACGTTTACCTCAACACCGGACCGGTATCCGTGTACGTCCAGGACGCTCCCTCAGGCTTTGCAGTTTATCTTACCGTATCGTCCATTATGCTTCATCAGGTCAACGGGTCTTGGATCACCGTATCCAATAAAACCGTAACCTTTCAGCTTAGCTCAAACCTGACCCAACTTGTATCTGCTAGGGTGCCTGCAGGGAAGTATAACGAGATTTTCTTGGTGATTAAGAACGCCTCAGTATCTCTGTCTGGATATTCCGTCACAGTTCCAAGTAACGTTCTTAAGATACACTTCATTTCAGATAAAGACCTAGTGGTAGCCTCCAACTTGAACGCGCAAGTTATAATCAGCTTCCCGCACGTTTCCCTGTCAGCAGGTTCTTTAATAATATCTCCGTCTATCACGGCTGAGGCTATAGGATAA
- a CDS encoding DsrE family protein, translated as MKVVFLVMSGDDKLGLALRMAYNSVKNKRYDDLKMLFFGPSQKSITGLQGDLKNMFEELLKNGTVDSACVGVAENMGIKDTLLQMGLRLTPMGETLSKYVNQGYEVITF; from the coding sequence ATGAAGGTAGTATTCCTTGTAATGTCAGGAGACGATAAGTTAGGTCTAGCGCTCAGAATGGCCTATAACTCAGTTAAGAACAAGAGATATGACGATCTTAAGATGCTCTTCTTCGGTCCTAGTCAAAAGAGCATAACGGGACTCCAAGGAGATCTCAAGAACATGTTTGAGGAGCTCCTTAAGAACGGGACTGTGGACTCCGCATGTGTGGGCGTAGCTGAAAACATGGGGATCAAGGATACGCTGTTACAGATGGGGCTAAGGCTAACTCCAATGGGGGAGACGTTATCCAAGTACGTGAACCAGGGATATGAAGTAATAACTTTCTAA
- a CDS encoding dioxygenase family protein, with protein sequence MIGLFVSHGSPTILVEDIPWKKLMTQIGDRVRREYSPEVVITLSPHFISWNGKHLVEVQGKLECIQDYYGFPDELYKFCYSAENDVELANEIIRQGRNEGIEMEPDTSWGLDHGAWIPLSFMFPGVKVITISITDGTPEEHVALGRAISKAVSGRKAIMLGTGSPTHRLDGIYLGVKPRPSRFDQILIELLKEKRIDELMTLPRRKEWIEAQPEGLLNPLYAVLGFSNPSEVEVLGYDVPWGGVSMLAALFK encoded by the coding sequence ATGATTGGACTATTCGTCTCTCACGGATCCCCCACAATTTTAGTCGAGGATATACCATGGAAGAAATTAATGACGCAGATAGGGGATAGGGTGAGAAGAGAGTACTCCCCAGAAGTTGTGATTACCTTAAGCCCACACTTCATTTCGTGGAACGGGAAACACCTAGTCGAGGTTCAGGGTAAACTAGAATGCATCCAGGATTATTACGGTTTTCCTGATGAACTTTACAAGTTCTGCTACTCAGCGGAGAACGATGTAGAGCTGGCGAATGAGATCATAAGGCAAGGAAGAAACGAGGGTATTGAGATGGAGCCCGATACCTCGTGGGGCCTAGACCACGGCGCTTGGATCCCCCTAAGTTTCATGTTTCCCGGTGTCAAAGTGATTACCATCTCCATTACTGATGGAACCCCTGAGGAACACGTAGCGTTAGGAAGGGCCATATCGAAAGCTGTAAGTGGGAGGAAGGCCATTATGCTTGGTACCGGATCACCTACCCATAGACTAGACGGTATTTACCTAGGGGTAAAGCCCAGGCCTTCAAGGTTTGACCAGATTCTCATAGAGTTGCTAAAGGAGAAAAGGATTGACGAGTTGATGACTCTCCCGAGAAGAAAGGAATGGATCGAGGCTCAACCTGAAGGGTTATTGAACCCTCTTTACGCCGTGCTCGGTTTCTCTAACCCCTCAGAGGTGGAGGTACTAGGGTATGATGTACCATGGGGAGGAGTAAGCATGCTAGCTGCTCTCTTCAAGTAG
- a CDS encoding single-stranded DNA-binding protein has protein sequence MKVKDLMPRKRADVTVKVISLGEKRQVIGKDGSSHQVVDVLVGDETGCVLMSVWDSNINKVTQGKVFAIEDGFVSVHRGSMRLSLGRTGKMVETQGTFEVNTQNNISNKVVEDERRRY, from the coding sequence TTGAAAGTAAAAGATCTAATGCCCAGGAAGAGGGCTGACGTAACAGTAAAGGTAATTAGTCTAGGAGAGAAAAGACAAGTGATTGGGAAGGACGGATCCTCTCATCAGGTTGTAGACGTCCTAGTCGGAGACGAGACGGGTTGCGTTTTAATGAGCGTGTGGGATTCCAACATAAATAAGGTAACTCAAGGTAAGGTATTCGCAATAGAGGATGGATTTGTCTCAGTACATAGAGGTTCCATGAGGTTATCTCTAGGAAGAACAGGAAAGATGGTAGAAACTCAGGGAACCTTCGAGGTCAACACTCAAAACAACATCTCAAACAAAGTAGTTGAAGACGAGCGTAGGAGATACTGA
- a CDS encoding zinc ribbon domain-containing protein, translating to MKKCPRCGFENQDNAFFCERCRYPLSPSTPFPLEKCPRCGFENPSGSSICERCKYPLVPPSVQLTEEESTVVNRGDESYLRLSNGAMYLALGVTLLLLTFIPTNFVVENLFGFVAVVLIGLGIGSYSLGFRLLDRRYKNSSIMSIFLLPGFLLMLSGVGLYQANVAPSDTISKNLFLIALIDVGYLVYLVGSFSIALGLIRLSRERNRRTLLIASVVTLVGLVALPLQVLLGVFLIVGQIITYSELKKRTNTSSPQV from the coding sequence GTGAAGAAGTGTCCCCGGTGCGGTTTCGAGAATCAAGATAACGCCTTCTTCTGCGAGAGATGTAGGTATCCTTTGAGTCCTTCCACACCCTTCCCACTGGAAAAGTGTCCCAGGTGCGGTTTCGAGAACCCCTCCGGTTCCTCGATCTGTGAAAGATGTAAGTATCCCCTTGTTCCACCAAGTGTTCAACTGACGGAAGAGGAAAGTACGGTGGTCAATAGGGGTGATGAGTCTTATCTCAGACTAAGCAACGGTGCCATGTATCTAGCCCTTGGAGTTACTCTCCTCCTTTTGACCTTTATACCTACTAACTTCGTAGTGGAGAACCTTTTCGGCTTTGTGGCAGTTGTTTTAATAGGTTTAGGTATAGGGAGCTACTCTTTAGGTTTCAGGTTACTGGATAGGAGATATAAGAATTCATCCATTATGTCAATCTTTCTCCTTCCTGGATTTCTACTAATGTTATCTGGGGTAGGGTTATATCAAGCCAACGTGGCACCGTCTGATACAATTTCTAAAAATCTTTTCCTTATTGCCCTGATTGACGTTGGTTATTTAGTATATCTGGTCGGTAGTTTCAGCATCGCCTTAGGACTGATTAGGCTGTCACGCGAGAGAAATAGAAGGACTTTACTAATAGCCTCAGTCGTTACCCTTGTAGGACTAGTTGCTCTTCCCCTCCAAGTATTATTGGGAGTCTTTCTAATTGTAGGTCAAATCATAACATACTCTGAGTTGAAAAAGAGGACTAACACGTCTAGCCCACAAGTTTAA